Below is a window of Pelagicoccus albus DNA.
CGGCCTCTTTCAGCTTCAGATCGCATTGGGCGAGCAATTTGTTTCCCGTCTCATAGTGCGTGATCAGCTTATCGAGGGGCAGTTTCGAGTCTTCCATCTCGCTTACCAGCTTCTCCAGCTTCTCCAATCCTTCCTCGAAGGACGCTATGGTTTCCTTTTTCTTGGTGGTCACAGCCGGTGACTATGAGGCGAAGTCTTTGCAGTACAAGGAAATGAAATGCCAATTCTCGAGGGATCCGCTTATTCCTTTCCGACTAAGTCTGCGCTCGACAGGAGGTGGCCGAAGCGGGAAGTTGGCAGGGTATGTCCTCCATAGAAATGGTTTTTGTCGTGGCTTTGGCCGCTAAGTTGGTAGCGGAGCTGGTGCTTGATGCCCTGAATCGCTCTCAGGTCCTGAAAAACTCCGAGTCGCTCCCCGCGGGGTTGGAAGGGGTGATGAGCGAAGAAAAATTCCAACAGGCCAATGCCTATACCTTGGAGAAGAGCCGCTTCGGCACTCTTGGCTTACTCCTCGATGCGGTCTTGCTGCTAGCGGTGATACTAAGCGGATTCTTGCCTTATGTCTTCGGGCTCTGGACGGAAGCCATGGGCAACTCCGCCTGGAGTTCAGCCCTGTTTCTGATTGTGCTGATGTCGGCCTTGAGCATCCCGGGCTTGCCGCTAGAATACTGGGAGCAATTCAAAATCGAGGAGCGATACGGCTTTAACCGCAGCACCGTTAAGCTGTGGATAATGGATAAGATCAAGGGCACCCTCGTAAGTCTTATTATCGGTTTTCCGCTCCTCTGGCTGCTGATCAGTATCGTCGGTTGGCTGGGCACGTATTGGTGGGTCTATGGTTTCGGGATCATGTTTGGTTTCCAGTTGGTCATGATGGTCCTCTATCCGATGCTCATCATCCCAATTTTCAACAAGCTCACTCCCCTCGAAGAAGGTCCCTTGCGAACTCGCCTCATGGCAATGTCCGAGAAAGCGGGCTTTCATTGCTCGGCGATCCAGGTAATCGACGGCAGCAAACGCTCTGCCCACTCGAATGCCTACTTTACAGGTTTCGGAAAGTTCCGTCGTATCGTTCTCTACGATACACTGATCGAACAGCTGGGCGAGGAGGAGATAGAAGCTGTCCTCGCTCACGAGATTGGGCATTACAAAAAGGGCCATATTCCTAAGATGATAGCCAGTTCTGCGGTGATGATGTTTCTTGGATTCGCGATCGTTGGCTACCTCGCTACCAACGAAGCCTTTTTTGAGTCCTTTGGTTTCACCGAACCAGACACGGGCATCGCATTTTTGCTTTTCGGACTGCTGGGTGGCACCTTTACCTTTTGGTTTAGCCCTCTTTTCAACGTCTTGTCACGTAAACACGAATACGAGGCAGACGCCTTCGCTCGCGATGTAGTCGGGGACTGGCAACCGCTCAGTCGGGCCTTGCGCAGCCTGAGCGAAAAGAACTTGAGCAACCTAAAGCCTCATCCCGCCTACAGCGGTTTTCACTATTCTCATCCCACCTTGCTCGAGCGCGAGGCCGCTATGAAAGCCGCAGGCTAAGGGAACGACCATGCCGGGAATCCGAAGCTTGGCCACCTCTCGACTCTTGTTGGTCGCCCTGGTCTGGACGATTTCTCTGTCCGCTACCTACGGAGAACCGAGGCTGCGGGTAGCCACCTATAACCTACGCAACTATCTCTGTATGGACAGAGTGGTGGAGGGTGAGTTTCGGGTCGACTACCCTAAGCCGGAGGCGGAAAAGGAACGCATTAGGCAAACCATATTGTCGGTTCGTCCCGATATCCTCGTCGTTCAGGAAATTGGTGGCGACGCGATGCTGGAGGAATTGCAGCTGGATCTAGCCCGCGAAGGGCTTCGCTACCATCACCGTTATGTACTAGTGGCGGACGACTCCACTAGAATGCTGGGAGCCCTCTGGAAAGAAGAACTCCAGGTGCAGCCCGTTCCGCATGTAGATTTAGAATTTTCACTCTTTGGCGAACAACGGAAGGTGAAACGCGGTCTGCTGGAGCTACAAATCTCAGCCCCTGGCCAGGAATTGCTTTCTCTTTTCACGCTGCATCTAAAAAGCAAATACACCAGCGATAAGCGGGATTATCAATCGGAGGAGCGGCGGGCGAGGGAGGCCGAAGCCGCTCGCGACAGAATCTTGGACCGATGCCCAAATTTTTCCGAAAGTCGGCTACTCTTGATGGGAGACTTGAACGACTACCGGAGTTCCGCGCCCTTGCGTCGATTTCTGAGCAAGGGAGACGAGCAGCTCTTTTCCATCCTCGAAGCCAAAGACGAATCCGGCTTGGTTTGGACTCATTTCTACCGCAAAGACGCTGCGTATACGCTGATCGACTACATTCTCGTATCGCCGGGATTTGAGGAAACCTACGCCCCGCGAAGCGGAATACATCAGGATCCGGATTTCTTCGCAGGCAGCGACCACCGGCTGGTCTGGGTTGACCTTTCTCTAAACTAGAGCTCGGAAAGGTATTTTTCCATAACCGCCCGCAGGGATTCGAAAGCCCATTGATCGGAGGGGACCTCCCTCGGGTCGACCAAATGGATTCCCGCCACCTCAGATTCTTCTGCCGAAAGCGAATCAAACGAGTCCACAGTGGCCATAAAATAGGTATCTGTCACCTGGTAGAGGACGTCGCGGTAAGCATAGCGGTTCGGGAAGGAGGCATAGAAAGTTGCCGACTCTATATGGAGGTTTGTTTCCTCTTTGGTCTCGCGGCGAACCACTTCTTCCAGGCGCTCCCCGAAGTCTGCGAACCCTCCCGGGATGCCATACTTGCCCTTGCTCGGGTCGCGGGCCCGCTCGATTACCAGCAGTTTCCCCAACTTATCGAAGATAAGAGCTCCGGCCGAGCTGGTCGGATTGAAATACAAGCCGAAGTCGCAGTCCGAGCAAGCGATGTGGTTGCCGCCAGTGAAGGTGATATTCGAGGAACCGCAGCTCGGGCAGAAGTTGAAATGCTCAGGAACAGGTTTTAGGCTCACGCCACGACCAAGGCGATTTGCGTATCCAAGTGCAAGGCTCGAGGGGCCTTGGGATAAAAGGGCGAAGAAAATAGAGTATTTTCATTGATTTCGTAAACGCGCCTCGTAACTTGTCGCTCTTCATCTGACAGCCTCGTGGTGTAATGGTAGCACTAAGGTTTCTGGTTCCTTCTGTCGGGGTTCGAGTCCCTGCGAGGCTGCCACTTCCTAAATCACTGTAGATTAGGAAGTTGGCGTTTTAAAACGCTGTTTAGATGATCCTTTTTATGGCCATTCCGGGCTTTGGGGACGTTTTTCGTCCATTAAGGAATATTCGTTCTTCCTACAATTCCGGGATATCTTCTACGACTGCGTTTAACTCCGTGATGCGGTAGCCCTCTCTCCAATCCGATTGGATATGGCCCGTAGGGAAGGCGGCGTCGTTCAGGTAATATTGACGCTTATCCCATTCGCCTTTCTTGGGACCTTTGCCCATGGCAACAAACCACTGTCCGCCGCCGTACTCTAGGTTCTTGATGTAGTAGTTTTCCAGTTGGCGTCTGCGAATCCACTCGGTTGGGAAGGAATCTGCCAAATTCCAAACTTCTTCCCCAAATTTACTTTTGGTATTGGTCACCACAAACCAGTCTGGGCCCTCGTACACAACGTTTTGGATACGCATACCTCTAGCGGAGCTCTCATCGAGCTTGGCCTTCAACTCGTTTTTATCTGCAAAGAAATAGGTTTCGCCTCCTTGGTAGTCGAAGCTCGACATGAGCACCAACCAATGGCTCCGAGATCGTTCCACTCCGGTTATCCGGTAGCCGGTCTTCCACCCTTCTTGTATCCAATCTCTGGGAAATTTCTCCTCGTAGCTCGCGATCTGGTCCTTGTAGACACGATCTCTTGTATCCACTATTTCCCATCTATCGAAGTAGGCATCGTAGGTATAGTTTGTCACCCAGCTACCCCGATTCCAGAGCCTCTCGAAGCTCGCTAGCGGATTACCCTCAAAGTCATCGTAACCTTGATCCTGCCCCCGCATGTCAGGTGTCATAACCAAAACCCATGAGCTCCTAAGCTTGAGAAGGCGCTTTTCTTCGGATTCGCTCGCTAGCCCTTCACGGCTTAGCCAGGCAAGCCCCTCCATCTCCATAGATTTGTCATCCAAACCGCGACCAGCCGCTGCCCAAACCTGTGATGCTTCCTTTTTTCGATGGTAACTGTCTCCGCGAACGATCCGTTCGACCTCGTTGCCCGCTTCACGATAACGCTTCTGCCTCAACATTAGCCGTGCGATGGAAACCTTGGCTTCCGCATCGTCTCCATTGCGTAATATGGTACGGTAGTCCGACTCGGCGTCGTCGTAGCGATTCAACTTTTCGTAAGCGAGGGCACGCACCCAATAGAGGCCTTTGGTATTCGGCTCAATAATCGCCGCACGGTTAAAGTCCTCCAAGGCCGCCTTCGTTTCTCCCAGCTCAAGTAGAGCCGTGCCTCGCATCATAAAATAGCGAGCGTACATCGGATTCACCGGGACTTGGGCGATGGCAACCTCGAAGGCGGTCAGCGCCTGTTCCGTATCACCGAAGTACAGAGCTTTCAGGCCTTGTTCGAAAGAGGCCACTCCGGGCATATCTATGACATGCTCCGGCAAAGCGTCTGCGGCTTTGATCCCAATTTGTCGTTCGACGTATCTCAATTGCTCCCGAGCTTCCTCCGCGACCGTTTCGTCTCCCAAATCGATCGCCTGTTCAAAGGCTTTTTTAGCTTCCTCCCAACGATCCACCATCAGGTAGTTCAGGCCAGCCAAATGGTAAGTCGGCCCGTTCGGAAGTAGCTTCGCCGCCTTCTCGTAAGCGACCGCGGCTTCGAGGTAGTTCTCCTCGCTTTCCAAGCCAGCCGCTTCATCCAGAGCGGTTTGAATCTCAAGACGGCCGCTCAAATTATGACGGAGCGTCTTCAATTCCATTTGTACCTCGATATTGTCGGACGATAGTTCGATTCCTTTTTCCACGAAGGTCAGCGCCTCATCCCAAGACTCTTCGACTATTAGTGCTTTCGCCGCCAAAATAGGAGCTTCCCAGCGATCAGGCTCGATGGAATGGGCTTCCGATGCGTATGAGAATGCTTCGCTTGTATTTCCTTTTTCGAGACTTTCGTTCGCCTCAGCTAGTAGCATCGCGAAGCGTTCTTCATCAGTGACTTTAAGCGCCATCAAGCGCCCGGAGGCTTCGACTGCCTTCTCGTGGCCGGGAGCTAAATCAAGGAAACGTTGAAAATAGTCGATTGCCTCGCTTCGGTTTCCATCCGCAGAAGCGAGTAGGCCAAGATTAAAAAGAGGGTCAGCATAGTCTGGATACGCCTGTGCTAATTCACTAAAAGCACTCTTAGCCTCCGCCACATCACCGCTGGATAAATAATCTATCACTGCTCTAGCGAATTGGTTCTCGGCCTCTCGGGTGACTTTGCCGTGCAATGGAATCCCGGAAACGGCAGCCAGGAAAATAATAGTAACCACACACCAGTTGCGGATAATGTAATGTCCTCGCCCGCCCATTTTAACTTTATTCCTCCGTGTCATCGTTGGTCTCTAGAAATGTCTTTTCCCATTTTTTGAAAGTATCCGAAAATCCCTTAGTAAAACGGCTAAAGTGGGTTGGGCTGGGTATGATCAGCTTATTGTCTTCAAAAAACCGTTCGGAATCTTTTTCGTATTCGCTAAGATCATCGTACTCGTTTGAGTCAATACCATCGTACTCTGACTCTGCATTCATTTCCTCAATGGAATCGGGAAGGAACGTATCCAAAATTCTTTCTACCCTCAGTTTCTTTTTCGCAGATTCGATTTTATTGCTCAGATACGAACCAGTTACTGCCATACTCTCGTCGAAAAAAGCTTCCGCTTTGTGCAGGCTTTCGTTGGTGTAGTCGCTAGCTTCTTGAGCCTTGTCTTTCGCGAATTGCCCTGCATCGATCAGAGTTTCTTTGGTACGATAGAGGGCGATATCGAAGTGGCTGATCGCTCCGATTTCCAGTAGTTCATCCTCGATGCCGTCCTCCAGCTCAACCTTTGCTCCGAAATCGATCGCTTGTCGCACCGCATCTGCCACGAGTTGTTTTGATTCCAGATATCGTTCTTTTCTAGAGGTTTCGCTATAGTCTTCTCGGACAATAACGGTATCCTCGATATCGATACTCGTATCCGATTCAAAAACCGGCTCGATGGCAGGTTCTGGAACAAGCTCTTCGAACGGCAGCGAATGTTGTATCGACTCTTCCAAGTCTGCTTTTGCTTTGGCGATATTCTTCTGCTGTTCGACACTATACGGATTTGTCGCCACCGGGGGGGGTTCGACAGGTTGGGGTACCAATGCCCGTTCCCGCTTCTTTGCTTTAGCGAGCGCTTCCTCTAATTCGCGTTTCGTTGAACGGCTCGATGAGGACGAACTACTATTTGTGTAGGCGGGCTGAAAACTAGAGTAGGGGATCCTGCGCACGGAAACCGCCTGCTTGTTTTGGGCCTTTATTCGAGCCAGCTCGGCTTCTCGAGCCACTCGTTTCGCTTCCCGTATAGCTCTCACCGCTTCCTGCTTCGCAATCTGTGTTTCACGGGCTGCCTTGCGTCTGGCAATTCCCTCGTAAAAGCGGATTTCCCATTGTGCAGCATCAGCTTCAATATCCAGCATGCGAATACGGTGGCGAAGGTTTCCTTCCGCTTTTTTCGCTCTGGCCACAGAATCCCTCAAGCGCTCGCGCTCATCGTTATAGTCTCTCAATTTGTTCTTGATCTTCCACTCTAGCGAATCGATATCCGACTTCTTCTTTCGATCGAACTCGGCCTGAGCGTTTTGCAACTTGTCTTGCAGTTCTGCCTCTTTTTCCCGGTAGTTCGTCTGCAGCTGTTTGAGCGCACTTTGCTTTTTGGAAATTTCGGTCTGCCGATACTGCTCGTAGGCTTGGGCTTTGGATTGTCGATCCAACTGAGCTTTCTCGAGGCTTTGTCGAGCGGCCGATACCTTTTTGTTGAACTCTGCAGTCTTCTTTTGAATCAACGAAGCTCCAGCTGGTATGGATCTTCCTGATACGTTTCTCAGGTGCTCTCGAAAGGTCAAATTTTCCTCGTTTTCGATCTGGCTGGCAGGCCGATTGCACTTGCTACAGTAATATCCTTCTTCCAGTTCCTTGATCGCCCGTTTCTTATAGCTCTCGGCGCTACTAAGAGCGCTTCTTGCATTTCGCTCCGCTCGTTCCGCCCGATCGAGAGCAGAGCGATCTCCTACGAATTCGGCCAATTGTTTGGAAGCCTTGGCGTAGTTTTCCTTGTACTTCTTCTCGTTCGAATAGAGGTCGTTCTGATACTGGTTATCGTTGAATCGGCGTTCCTTCGCTTGCCTCAGCTCTCTCTCCAAGGATCGAACCTCGGGACCCTGCTTCTCGTGCGCGAGCAATGCATCTCTTGCTTCATTCCCGGCTGCTCTAGCCCGATCAATATCGCTGATGAGGGATTTAGCGCTCGCACTTATTCTCGCCAAATCGGCCCGTGCCGCGTCGGCGGACGCGTAGCGAGCCGCGTTCGCACAGGATAAAATGTACGCTGAAAGGGCGAGTGTCAGCCAAGCTCTCACCGTTCGCATGAGTCCGCTCCGGCGCCGCAGGTTCACTGGCCCCGAACTCTCCGTATCGTTTTCCAAAGGGCGTCTCCTTCTTCTATATCGATCTTGCGGACAGCCTCGTCCAGCTTCGCTTTTTCCCAGCGTTGCCATCCG
It encodes the following:
- the xseB gene encoding exodeoxyribonuclease VII small subunit, producing MTTKKKETIASFEEGLEKLEKLVSEMEDSKLPLDKLITHYETGNKLLAQCDLKLKEAEKKIEILKAKTESGPQFEPLDEKQ
- a CDS encoding M48 family metallopeptidase; the encoded protein is MSSIEMVFVVALAAKLVAELVLDALNRSQVLKNSESLPAGLEGVMSEEKFQQANAYTLEKSRFGTLGLLLDAVLLLAVILSGFLPYVFGLWTEAMGNSAWSSALFLIVLMSALSIPGLPLEYWEQFKIEERYGFNRSTVKLWIMDKIKGTLVSLIIGFPLLWLLISIVGWLGTYWWVYGFGIMFGFQLVMMVLYPMLIIPIFNKLTPLEEGPLRTRLMAMSEKAGFHCSAIQVIDGSKRSAHSNAYFTGFGKFRRIVLYDTLIEQLGEEEIEAVLAHEIGHYKKGHIPKMIASSAVMMFLGFAIVGYLATNEAFFESFGFTEPDTGIAFLLFGLLGGTFTFWFSPLFNVLSRKHEYEADAFARDVVGDWQPLSRALRSLSEKNLSNLKPHPAYSGFHYSHPTLLEREAAMKAAG
- a CDS encoding endonuclease/exonuclease/phosphatase family protein, yielding MPGIRSLATSRLLLVALVWTISLSATYGEPRLRVATYNLRNYLCMDRVVEGEFRVDYPKPEAEKERIRQTILSVRPDILVVQEIGGDAMLEELQLDLAREGLRYHHRYVLVADDSTRMLGALWKEELQVQPVPHVDLEFSLFGEQRKVKRGLLELQISAPGQELLSLFTLHLKSKYTSDKRDYQSEERRAREAEAARDRILDRCPNFSESRLLLMGDLNDYRSSAPLRRFLSKGDEQLFSILEAKDESGLVWTHFYRKDAAYTLIDYILVSPGFEETYAPRSGIHQDPDFFAGSDHRLVWVDLSLN
- a CDS encoding NUDIX domain-containing protein, with product MSLKPVPEHFNFCPSCGSSNITFTGGNHIACSDCDFGLYFNPTSSAGALIFDKLGKLLVIERARDPSKGKYGIPGGFADFGERLEEVVRRETKEETNLHIESATFYASFPNRYAYRDVLYQVTDTYFMATVDSFDSLSAEESEVAGIHLVDPREVPSDQWAFESLRAVMEKYLSEL
- a CDS encoding tetratricopeptide repeat protein, with product MTRRNKVKMGGRGHYIIRNWCVVTIIFLAAVSGIPLHGKVTREAENQFARAVIDYLSSGDVAEAKSAFSELAQAYPDYADPLFNLGLLASADGNRSEAIDYFQRFLDLAPGHEKAVEASGRLMALKVTDEERFAMLLAEANESLEKGNTSEAFSYASEAHSIEPDRWEAPILAAKALIVEESWDEALTFVEKGIELSSDNIEVQMELKTLRHNLSGRLEIQTALDEAAGLESEENYLEAAVAYEKAAKLLPNGPTYHLAGLNYLMVDRWEEAKKAFEQAIDLGDETVAEEAREQLRYVERQIGIKAADALPEHVIDMPGVASFEQGLKALYFGDTEQALTAFEVAIAQVPVNPMYARYFMMRGTALLELGETKAALEDFNRAAIIEPNTKGLYWVRALAYEKLNRYDDAESDYRTILRNGDDAEAKVSIARLMLRQKRYREAGNEVERIVRGDSYHRKKEASQVWAAAGRGLDDKSMEMEGLAWLSREGLASESEEKRLLKLRSSWVLVMTPDMRGQDQGYDDFEGNPLASFERLWNRGSWVTNYTYDAYFDRWEIVDTRDRVYKDQIASYEEKFPRDWIQEGWKTGYRITGVERSRSHWLVLMSSFDYQGGETYFFADKNELKAKLDESSARGMRIQNVVYEGPDWFVVTNTKSKFGEEVWNLADSFPTEWIRRRQLENYYIKNLEYGGGQWFVAMGKGPKKGEWDKRQYYLNDAAFPTGHIQSDWREGYRITELNAVVEDIPEL